A single Halarcobacter anaerophilus DNA region contains:
- a CDS encoding OsmC family protein has product MANTKFGIQAVSENNTKTVVKARNFTMVIDEPPSLGGNDTGANPVEYLLAALAGCLNVMGNLIAKEMSIVLKSYKINISGSLDPDYLFGKTEEGRAGYKEIIAQLEVQTDANKEILEKWAKEVERRCPISDNISHPTSLKVIVK; this is encoded by the coding sequence GTGGCTAATACAAAATTTGGGATTCAAGCAGTATCGGAAAACAATACGAAAACCGTAGTAAAAGCAAGAAACTTTACTATGGTAATAGATGAACCGCCGTCTTTGGGAGGAAATGATACAGGAGCAAATCCCGTAGAATATCTATTAGCTGCCTTGGCAGGATGTTTAAACGTAATGGGAAATCTTATAGCAAAAGAGATGAGCATAGTTTTAAAAAGTTATAAAATCAATATAAGCGGTTCTTTGGATCCTGATTATCTATTTGGAAAAACAGAAGAAGGCAGAGCCGGATATAAAGAGATAATAGCCCAATTGGAAGTTCAAACAGATGCAAATAAAGAGATTTTGGAAAAATGGGCAAAAGAAGTAGAAAGAAGATGCCCTATTTCAGACAATATTAGCCATCCTACCTCTTTGAAAGTTATTGTAAAATAA
- the ychF gene encoding redox-regulated ATPase YchF, producing MGLGVGIVGLPNVGKSTTFNALTKAQNAEAQNYPFCTIEPNKAVVPVPDKRLDELAKIVNPNKIQHSTIDFVDIAGLVRGASKGEGLGNQFLSNIREVEVILHMVRCFDDGNITHVEGDVNPIRDIEIIETELIYSDISQLEKKIEKLKRQAKGSKEAAAMLSISEAVYKHIEELQPVKTFEDKDSELFIALDKELRFLSNKDVIYGANVDEDSLAQGGNDYVNTLKAHAQEVGADVIMLCAKIEEELVGLEDDEAKEFLTDLGVKESGLEQIIQKAFDKLGLQSYFTAGEIEVRAWTITKGTKAPQAAAVIHNDFEKGFIKAEVISYEDFVALGGEAKCKEAGKLRLEGKDYIVQDGDIMHFRFNT from the coding sequence ATGGGATTAGGTGTAGGAATAGTAGGTCTTCCAAATGTAGGTAAATCAACAACTTTTAATGCTTTGACAAAAGCTCAAAATGCGGAGGCTCAAAATTATCCGTTTTGTACTATTGAACCGAATAAAGCTGTTGTTCCTGTACCGGATAAAAGACTTGATGAATTGGCAAAAATCGTAAATCCAAATAAAATTCAACACTCTACTATAGATTTTGTAGATATTGCAGGTCTTGTTAGAGGAGCTTCAAAAGGTGAAGGTCTTGGAAATCAATTTCTTTCAAATATTAGAGAAGTTGAAGTTATTTTACATATGGTAAGATGTTTTGATGACGGTAATATTACTCACGTTGAAGGTGATGTTAATCCTATTAGAGATATTGAAATTATTGAAACAGAACTTATTTATTCAGATATTTCTCAACTTGAAAAAAAGATTGAAAAACTAAAAAGACAAGCAAAAGGTTCAAAAGAGGCTGCTGCTATGTTAAGCATATCTGAGGCTGTTTATAAACATATTGAAGAACTTCAACCTGTAAAAACTTTTGAAGATAAAGATAGTGAACTATTTATTGCCCTTGACAAAGAACTTAGATTTTTATCAAATAAAGATGTAATTTACGGTGCAAATGTTGATGAAGATTCTTTAGCTCAAGGTGGAAACGATTATGTTAATACTTTAAAAGCTCATGCCCAAGAAGTAGGTGCAGATGTTATTATGCTTTGTGCAAAGATTGAAGAAGAGCTTGTCGGACTTGAAGATGATGAGGCAAAAGAGTTTTTGACGGATTTAGGCGTAAAAGAGTCTGGTTTGGAGCAAATTATTCAAAAAGCATTTGATAAACTAGGACTTCAATCATATTTCACCGCAGGAGAGATAGAAGTTAGAGCTTGGACTATTACAAAAGGTACGAAAGCTCCTCAAGCAGCGGCTGTTATTCATAATGATTTTGAAAAAGGATTTATCAAAGCCGAGGTTATCTCTTATGAAGATTTTGTGGCTCTTGGCGGAGAAGCAAAATGTAAAGAAGCCGGTAAGTTAAGACTTGAAGGAAAAGATTATATTGTGCAAGACGGTGATATCATGCACTTTAGATTCAATACCTGA
- a CDS encoding HDOD domain-containing protein: protein MNENIVDKIESLPPLPKTIIEIEEFRQQPDKEPFDLLKIIEKDALIVSTLLKVSNSAMFGFRSKVETASKAISLLGINFTISIAIGGTIQNLLKTNLKPYGISSDDFMRASNLATTLTSLWLNKVSFDLKEELALPALLQETGKFVLSDVIASCEKTEEFEELLSSGKTVAEAEEEITGTTTSEITARIFKHWKLSENLINVIEYIDDIEKCKPEYLHKTQILSVVKTICDVRDTFSDNSIKKGLLEAKKYNLNTIALQDAIDKLQERLLDE from the coding sequence ATGAATGAAAATATTGTAGATAAAATCGAGTCTTTACCTCCTTTACCAAAGACTATTATTGAAATTGAAGAGTTTAGACAACAGCCCGATAAAGAGCCTTTTGATTTATTGAAAATTATTGAAAAAGATGCTCTTATCGTTTCAACTTTATTAAAAGTTTCAAATTCGGCAATGTTTGGTTTTAGAAGCAAAGTAGAAACAGCAAGCAAGGCTATAAGTCTTTTAGGAATAAACTTTACTATTTCTATTGCAATTGGCGGAACAATCCAAAACTTGTTGAAAACAAATCTTAAACCTTACGGAATAAGTAGTGATGATTTTATGCGAGCATCAAATTTGGCTACGACTTTGACTTCTTTATGGTTAAATAAAGTATCTTTTGATCTAAAAGAAGAGTTAGCTTTGCCTGCACTTTTGCAAGAAACGGGTAAATTTGTATTATCGGATGTTATTGCTTCATGCGAAAAAACCGAAGAATTTGAAGAACTTTTATCTTCTGGAAAAACAGTTGCTGAAGCAGAAGAAGAGATTACGGGAACTACAACTTCTGAAATAACCGCTAGAATTTTCAAACATTGGAAATTAAGTGAAAACTTAATAAACGTTATTGAATATATTGACGATATTGAAAAATGTAAACCTGAGTATCTGCATAAAACACAGATTTTAAGTGTCGTAAAAACAATTTGTGATGTGAGAGATACTTTTTCGGATAATAGTATAAAAAAAGGTTTGTTAGAGGCTAAGAAGTATAATCTTAACACTATTGCGCTTCAAGATGCAATAGACAAACTACAAGAAAGACTTCTTGACGAGTAA
- the recO gene encoding recombination protein RecO, whose translation MQGYIIDIKAVKDDDLIVSILTEKHIYTTYRFYGARHSNINVGYKIDFELETNLKSSLPRLKDVIQLGFQWIFDNEKLYSWQRFIKLFYPHLKDVETLDSFYFELLDKLSHKMIKQNAKRAICKAYLKLLEHEGRLHSEFHCFLCEKEITSDISLVRSFMPVHASCTYSKAFDFEKIKELFEDKTLISFEDKEIDYLWKIILQGL comes from the coding sequence ATGCAAGGTTATATAATAGATATTAAAGCAGTCAAAGATGATGACCTGATAGTCTCAATTTTAACTGAAAAGCACATTTACACTACTTATAGATTTTATGGAGCAAGACATTCAAATATAAATGTCGGCTATAAAATAGACTTTGAACTTGAAACTAATCTGAAAAGTTCGCTTCCAAGATTAAAAGATGTAATTCAACTAGGTTTCCAATGGATTTTTGACAATGAAAAACTCTACTCTTGGCAAAGATTTATAAAACTCTTTTATCCTCATTTAAAAGATGTTGAAACTCTTGACAGTTTTTATTTTGAATTATTGGACAAACTTTCTCACAAGATGATAAAACAAAATGCCAAAAGAGCTATATGCAAAGCATATTTAAAGTTGCTTGAACATGAAGGACGACTTCATAGTGAATTTCACTGTTTTTTATGTGAAAAAGAGATAACAAGCGATATATCTCTGGTTCGAAGTTTTATGCCCGTTCATGCCTCTTGTACATACAGCAAAGCATTTGATTTTGAGAAAATAAAAGAACTTTTTGAAGATAAAACTTTAATCAGTTTTGAGGATAAAGAGATTGATTATTTATGGAAAATCATTTTACAAGGATTATAA
- the ppnP gene encoding pyrimidine/purine nucleoside phosphorylase, with translation MEFNNVSIAKEANILYDGNITSRTITFEDGTKKTLGIMLPGEYELNTVNKSTIDINSGAVEVMLPAEDWVQYVAPASIKIAQNSKYKLRVSSLVDYCCSFEKVQYSK, from the coding sequence ATGGAGTTTAATAACGTTTCTATCGCAAAAGAGGCAAATATTTTATATGATGGTAATATCACAAGTAGAACAATTACTTTTGAAGATGGTACTAAAAAGACCTTAGGAATCATGTTGCCAGGTGAGTATGAATTAAATACTGTAAATAAATCTACTATTGATATAAACTCAGGTGCAGTTGAAGTTATGTTACCGGCTGAAGATTGGGTTCAATACGTTGCTCCGGCTAGTATAAAAATTGCACAAAATTCTAAATATAAATTAAGAGTTAGTTCTCTTGTTGATTATTGTTGTTCTTTTGAAAAAGTACAATATTCAAAATAG
- a CDS encoding response regulator — MKSRDFNILIVEDEFIAFEYLKNILLSLDFNNIFQAKSAKESIEIVKKQHIDLALMDINIEGNLDGIECAKVINKEYFIPIIYTTAYGDTNTINETKQSNVFGYLVKPFSLQDVEATIKVVIHLLSKFDKEKKTKETEPLSDFIALTKDYKYYPKTATLTYKAKPISLTKKELSVLNFFCRNINQNISYDTMREYIWYSKNVSSSTIRDTVSRLKNKIPEVNIENIINFGYVLKKDKS; from the coding sequence ATGAAAAGTAGAGATTTTAATATTCTCATAGTAGAAGATGAATTTATCGCATTTGAATATCTAAAAAATATTCTTTTATCTTTGGATTTTAACAATATTTTTCAAGCTAAAAGTGCAAAAGAGAGTATAGAAATCGTAAAAAAACAACATATTGATTTAGCTCTTATGGATATAAATATAGAAGGAAACTTAGACGGCATAGAGTGCGCAAAAGTAATCAACAAAGAGTATTTTATTCCTATAATATATACAACGGCATATGGAGATACTAACACAATAAATGAAACAAAACAAAGCAATGTTTTCGGATATTTAGTAAAACCTTTTAGTCTGCAAGACGTAGAAGCAACAATCAAAGTGGTTATTCATCTTCTTAGTAAATTTGACAAAGAGAAAAAAACTAAAGAAACAGAACCCCTATCAGATTTTATTGCTTTAACCAAAGATTATAAATATTACCCGAAAACTGCAACTTTGACATATAAAGCAAAACCCATCAGCCTAACAAAAAAAGAGCTTAGCGTATTAAACTTTTTTTGCCGCAATATCAATCAAAATATCTCTTACGATACTATGAGGGAATATATTTGGTACTCTAAAAATGTCTCTTCATCAACCATAAGAGATACGGTCTCAAGACTTAAAAATAAAATCCCTGAAGTAAATATTGAAAACATTATAAATTTTGGATATGTTTTAAAAAAAGATAAGAGTTAA
- a CDS encoding 7TM diverse intracellular signaling domain-containing protein — protein MIKYFFIFCLFFSSLFSENLTLTFNDTTDIYNDFKIEYLKDNSNLSNIKDIEKKEFKKITNNGFALGYSNQKIWIKINILNKSKEENFILTLNETFYEKANLYYKKDNRWIKKENGLFIPIKQREIKYNKLSFKLNLPRNYQNNIYLELKGKYAYFGEVSFYKENYFRLKNFLDMNNLYIFIFGTTFIILIFSIGLSATLKEKIYYYYLGYTLFNLIYLIKISGLLCFIDLQKYIYILHSSVAFLDAFLILFSLEYLNTKKYLKRYDKLLRYSVIPFFLIGFILFFDYQPWNQILNALSLFITIIFLPLSIYIFFKGYKRSVYYTFALLIYFFLAMIFMLMLSGLIEYNNLTRYGLVYGTALENIIFSIMIISRYNEIKNEQIQYQKELLSIKNEHAKLLKKEVKKRTNELTIANNKLSRILKERELLLKEILHRVKNNFHMILGILWFESKKYKEKDIFSDLINRIKSMSKTHEYLLYTSENLKNIKVKEYFKDIIESISSTYTNKKITINFSIGNIELKFDDAISLSIIINEIVNNSIKHHPDSKNINIFVSLEEKKNKILLKIKDNGEGFNIKSSKEGLGLKLINDFSKKLLNSNFSFEFNKGTIFILTFEKKDSNEK, from the coding sequence ATGATCAAATATTTTTTTATTTTTTGTCTCTTTTTTTCTTCTTTATTTTCAGAAAATCTAACCCTTACTTTTAATGATACGACTGATATTTATAATGATTTTAAAATAGAGTATTTAAAAGATAATTCCAACCTTTCAAACATAAAAGATATAGAAAAAAAAGAGTTTAAAAAGATCACAAATAACGGTTTTGCCTTAGGATATTCAAATCAAAAAATTTGGATAAAAATAAATATTTTAAATAAAAGTAAAGAAGAGAATTTCATACTAACTTTAAATGAAACATTTTACGAAAAAGCAAATTTATATTACAAAAAAGATAATAGATGGATAAAAAAAGAGAACGGCTTATTTATACCTATTAAACAAAGAGAAATAAAATACAACAAACTATCTTTTAAATTAAATCTTCCTAGAAACTATCAAAATAATATTTATCTTGAATTAAAAGGGAAATATGCATATTTTGGAGAAGTTTCCTTCTACAAAGAGAACTATTTTAGACTGAAAAATTTCCTTGATATGAATAACCTTTATATATTTATATTCGGTACAACTTTTATAATACTTATTTTTAGCATAGGATTATCAGCAACTTTAAAAGAAAAGATCTATTACTATTATCTCGGTTATACTCTTTTCAACCTTATTTATCTTATTAAAATAAGCGGTCTGTTATGTTTCATTGATTTACAAAAATATATTTATATTCTTCACTCTTCCGTTGCTTTTTTAGATGCTTTTTTAATTCTTTTTTCTCTTGAATATTTAAATACGAAAAAATATCTAAAGAGATATGACAAACTTTTAAGATATTCGGTTATTCCCTTTTTTTTAATAGGATTTATACTTTTTTTTGATTATCAACCTTGGAATCAAATTTTAAATGCACTTTCACTTTTTATTACTATTATTTTCTTGCCTTTATCTATATATATCTTTTTTAAAGGATATAAAAGAAGTGTTTATTATACTTTTGCTCTACTTATATATTTTTTCCTCGCTATGATTTTTATGCTGATGTTAAGTGGGTTAATTGAGTATAATAATCTAACAAGATATGGATTAGTTTACGGAACTGCCTTAGAAAATATAATCTTTTCTATAATGATTATAAGTAGATATAATGAGATAAAAAACGAGCAGATTCAATATCAAAAAGAGTTATTATCAATAAAAAACGAACATGCAAAACTTTTAAAAAAAGAGGTAAAAAAAAGGACAAATGAACTTACAATAGCAAATAATAAACTATCACGAATCTTAAAAGAGAGAGAACTTTTATTAAAAGAGATTTTGCATAGAGTTAAAAACAATTTCCATATGATTTTAGGTATTTTATGGTTTGAAAGTAAAAAATATAAAGAAAAAGATATTTTTTCCGATTTGATAAACCGCATAAAATCAATGTCAAAAACCCATGAATACCTTTTGTATACCTCTGAAAATCTAAAAAATATAAAAGTAAAAGAGTATTTTAAAGATATTATAGAGAGTATCTCTTCTACTTATACCAATAAAAAAATAACTATCAATTTTTCCATAGGTAATATAGAGTTAAAATTTGATGATGCAATATCTTTAAGTATTATAATAAATGAAATCGTAAATAACAGTATAAAACATCATCCTGATTCAAAAAATATAAATATTTTTGTCTCTTTAGAAGAGAAAAAAAATAAAATTCTTTTAAAAATTAAAGACAACGGAGAAGGTTTTAATATAAAAAGTTCCAAAGAAGGCTTAGGCTTAAAACTTATAAATGATTTTTCCAAAAAACTTTTAAACTCAAATTTTAGTTTTGAATTTAACAAAGGAACAATATTTATACTAACTTTTGAAAAAAAGGATAGCAATGAAAAGTAG
- a CDS encoding diguanylate cyclase, with protein MHINQQILFLFTIFLFSFSHAHTLKKVTLQLQWKHQFEFAGFYMAKEKGFYEDIGLDIDIKEWNYNINSVDSLIDQKSQYAILRPTSLIDISKGKKLIYLAAIYQSSPLVFLADKSSGIKTIKDFKNKKVMTTPNHNSDASIISMLFSQGIKLEDLTIIKHSFNVKDLLNRKTDLMASYISNEPFILNRLGGKPVIFNPRDYGFDFYNDILATSKNYYDQNKEEVKEFREATLKGWEYAFNNIKESVKLIQKKYNSQNKTKESLLYEANELKKLAYYQTNKVGTIDIEKLDNIYNIYKLLGLVKGQIDFNKVVPFNDSSKLYLNKEEKDYIEKTSLIKTCIIPQKPFEFLENGVYKGMITDYFNIFEKKLGTKFFPVKVQSKKQALEYIEEKKCELFPFFVDKKKKENIKVTDSYLKLPLVLATKIDIPFLSSIENLKNKTIGIPKNHSYMQLLKKHYPYLNFIYINNDVKEGLKKVSDDELYGYIDTLPAISSSIQENYIGELKITGKIFNDLDVSFAVRDDNNLLFSILQKSINTIDSNQKKEIFNRWVSVKYEKSVNYTLAWQLAFVTLLIFIVFLYWNRKLKKANCKLSLAKKRLEQLAITDRLTNIYNRHKLDEVLKSERLRSDRYNYKFGLIIFDIDYFKKVNDIYGHHIGDVVLQEFAYILKSNSRRTDTVGRWGGEEFIIIVPHTNKERLLIFAKHLKDLIEGYNFTKAQKITASIGVTIFKKEDSVESFVSRADNALYKSKKTGRNKVTFF; from the coding sequence ATGCATATTAATCAACAAATACTATTTTTATTTACTATTTTTTTATTCTCTTTTTCCCATGCCCATACTCTGAAAAAAGTAACTCTGCAATTACAATGGAAACATCAATTTGAATTTGCAGGTTTTTATATGGCAAAAGAGAAAGGTTTTTATGAAGATATAGGCTTGGATATTGATATAAAAGAGTGGAATTACAATATCAATTCCGTTGATTCTTTAATAGATCAAAAAAGTCAATATGCAATACTACGCCCTACTTCTTTAATCGATATATCAAAAGGAAAAAAACTTATCTATTTGGCTGCAATTTATCAGTCTAGTCCTTTAGTATTTCTTGCAGATAAAAGTTCAGGAATAAAGACTATAAAAGATTTTAAAAACAAAAAAGTAATGACAACACCAAATCATAACAGTGATGCTTCAATTATCTCTATGCTTTTTTCCCAAGGAATAAAACTTGAGGATTTAACAATAATAAAACACTCTTTTAACGTAAAAGATTTACTAAATAGAAAAACTGATTTAATGGCATCTTACATCTCAAATGAACCTTTTATTTTAAATAGATTAGGAGGGAAACCCGTAATTTTTAATCCCCGTGATTACGGCTTTGATTTTTACAATGATATTTTAGCAACAAGTAAAAATTATTATGATCAAAATAAAGAAGAGGTAAAAGAGTTTAGAGAGGCTACTTTAAAAGGGTGGGAATATGCTTTTAATAATATAAAAGAGAGCGTAAAGTTAATTCAAAAAAAGTATAATTCTCAAAATAAAACAAAAGAGTCTCTTCTTTATGAAGCCAATGAATTGAAAAAATTGGCATATTATCAGACAAACAAAGTAGGAACGATTGATATAGAAAAACTTGATAATATTTACAATATATACAAGCTTTTAGGACTGGTAAAAGGTCAAATAGATTTTAATAAAGTTGTTCCTTTTAATGACTCATCAAAACTTTATTTAAATAAAGAAGAAAAAGATTATATAGAAAAAACCTCTTTAATCAAAACCTGTATTATCCCTCAAAAACCTTTTGAGTTTTTAGAAAACGGTGTTTATAAAGGAATGATAACTGACTATTTTAATATTTTTGAAAAAAAATTAGGAACAAAATTTTTCCCTGTTAAAGTTCAGTCAAAAAAGCAGGCATTAGAATATATAGAAGAAAAAAAGTGTGAGTTGTTTCCTTTTTTTGTAGATAAAAAAAAGAAAGAGAATATTAAAGTTACAGACTCTTATTTAAAACTTCCTTTAGTTTTAGCTACTAAAATTGATATTCCTTTTTTAAGCAGTATTGAAAATCTAAAAAATAAAACTATAGGAATTCCTAAAAATCATTCATATATGCAACTTCTAAAAAAACACTACCCATATTTAAATTTTATTTACATAAATAACGATGTAAAAGAAGGATTAAAAAAAGTCAGCGATGATGAACTCTACGGTTATATCGATACTCTGCCAGCAATAAGTTCAAGTATACAGGAAAATTATATCGGTGAACTGAAAATTACGGGAAAGATTTTTAATGATTTAGATGTAAGTTTTGCTGTTCGAGATGATAACAACTTACTTTTTTCTATTTTACAAAAGAGTATTAATACAATAGATTCTAATCAAAAAAAAGAGATTTTTAATAGATGGGTATCCGTAAAATATGAAAAAAGTGTGAATTATACTCTTGCTTGGCAGCTCGCTTTTGTTACTTTATTGATATTTATAGTTTTTTTATATTGGAATAGAAAATTAAAAAAAGCCAACTGTAAATTATCTTTGGCAAAAAAAAGATTAGAACAATTAGCAATAACTGACAGACTTACAAATATTTATAACCGCCACAAATTAGATGAAGTATTAAAAAGTGAAAGACTACGCTCAGACAGGTACAACTATAAATTCGGTTTAATAATCTTTGATATAGATTATTTTAAAAAAGTAAACGATATCTACGGTCATCATATAGGCGATGTAGTTTTACAAGAGTTTGCATATATTTTAAAAAGTAATAGCAGAAGAACGGATACAGTAGGACGTTGGGGAGGAGAAGAGTTTATTATTATTGTTCCTCATACAAATAAAGAGAGACTTTTAATCTTTGCCAAGCATTTAAAAGATTTAATAGAAGGGTATAATTTCACGAAAGCTCAAAAAATTACCGCAAGTATAGGTGTTACAATATTTAAAAAAGAAGATAGTGTAGAATCTTTTGTTTCAAGAGCAGACAATGCTCTTTATAAATCAAAGAAAACAGGAAGAAACAAAGTTACTTTTTTTTAG
- a CDS encoding class II SORL domain-containing protein translates to MPKINKYVDIDTVEREAKKDLIDRHSPFIHCAETAKKGEPFEVTVKMGNEYTHPDDFDHYIESVALYNGETLLARASYVPGTLGNVKAHNTTTFTIIPTGKKLNLVAHGYCTKHGIWESTPVTVTVAE, encoded by the coding sequence ATGCCAAAAATTAACAAATACGTTGACATTGATACTGTTGAAAGAGAAGCAAAAAAAGATTTAATTGATAGACACAGTCCATTTATCCACTGTGCTGAAACTGCAAAAAAAGGTGAACCTTTTGAAGTAACTGTAAAAATGGGAAATGAATATACTCACCCGGATGATTTTGATCACTATATCGAATCTGTTGCATTATATAACGGTGAAACATTATTAGCAAGAGCATCTTATGTTCCTGGAACACTAGGAAATGTAAAAGCTCACAATACAACTACATTTACAATTATTCCAACAGGTAAAAAATTAAACCTTGTAGCTCACGGTTACTGTACTAAGCATGGTATTTGGGAATCAACACCCGTTACTGTTACAGTAGCTGAATAG
- a CDS encoding thiamine-phosphate kinase has product MNKEDFFIKQFNNNSKLIGDDGAVIGEFVYSNDAFFENVHFKKEWFSLKQIARKAMLVNISDAIAMNAKPKYALLTVAIPKEYSKKDIKYLAQGFLEVAKEYGIEIIGGDTISNCKLDISVTIISTTNNPKLRRGIKKSDLLCFTGDLGSCKKDLRRLLSGKKISKKSKFYEPKLKAEFFYEASKYVNSCMDISDGLFFELERMSKQSKKGFEFFYEIPKRVGCSGEEYELLFSFEEKHKMKIEKIAKRYGIKLNIFAKAVEGRYKCDCKNHHFG; this is encoded by the coding sequence ATGAATAAAGAAGATTTTTTTATAAAACAGTTTAATAATAATTCAAAACTAATAGGTGACGACGGTGCTGTAATAGGTGAATTTGTTTATAGCAATGATGCTTTTTTTGAAAACGTGCATTTCAAAAAAGAGTGGTTTAGTTTAAAACAAATAGCAAGAAAAGCAATGCTTGTAAATATCTCCGATGCTATTGCAATGAATGCCAAACCTAAATATGCCCTTTTAACGGTTGCTATTCCCAAAGAGTATTCAAAAAAAGATATAAAGTATTTAGCTCAAGGTTTTTTGGAAGTTGCAAAAGAGTACGGTATAGAAATTATAGGAGGAGATACAATCTCTAACTGTAAATTGGATATTAGCGTTACAATTATCTCTACAACAAACAACCCTAAATTAAGAAGAGGAATAAAAAAGAGTGATTTGCTCTGTTTTACGGGAGATTTAGGCTCATGCAAAAAAGATTTAAGAAGATTGTTAAGCGGTAAAAAAATATCAAAAAAATCAAAATTTTATGAACCTAAATTAAAAGCAGAGTTTTTTTATGAAGCCTCAAAATATGTAAACTCATGTATGGATATTTCAGACGGTCTTTTTTTTGAACTTGAGAGAATGTCAAAGCAGAGCAAAAAAGGTTTTGAGTTTTTTTATGAAATACCTAAAAGAGTAGGTTGCTCGGGAGAAGAGTATGAATTGCTTTTCTCTTTTGAAGAAAAACATAAGATGAAAATAGAAAAAATAGCAAAAAGATATGGTATAAAACTTAATATATTTGCAAAAGCGGTTGAAGGCAGATATAAATGTGATTGTAAAAACCACCATTTTGGATAA
- the truD gene encoding tRNA pseudouridine(13) synthase TruD → MENLQRYLTHSKIDVLFKQTKEDFVVTEVPLYEFSNEGEHIIIKFRKKDLTTWNAVQIFSEQLGCKSRDIGYAGLKDKNAMTIQHISVPKSCEERLEKFNHENIKILEITRHNNKIRVGHLKGNKFFIRLKRVTPLDAKKIEEAIAKIAVYGMPNYFGFQRFGIEGDNYKKGEAIVKGELKEKNRKLKQMFINSYQSYLFNSWLSKRIEISKLIEAFKPKEIYEKLSLPLDLVEEMKNQKHPFKILNGDLMSHYPYGKIFYAEDLQSEADKFFDKDRVPTGLLCGKRVKNSIDFAYEIEKEFEEKILENGARRFAWIFPTEIESNYKEDKNWLELQFELPKGSYATEFIAELIH, encoded by the coding sequence TTGGAAAACTTGCAAAGATATTTAACTCACTCAAAAATTGACGTACTTTTTAAACAGACAAAAGAGGATTTTGTAGTAACTGAAGTACCTTTATATGAATTTAGCAATGAGGGTGAACATATAATTATTAAATTTAGAAAAAAAGATCTGACAACTTGGAATGCGGTTCAAATATTTTCAGAACAGTTAGGATGTAAATCAAGAGATATAGGATATGCAGGATTAAAAGATAAAAATGCAATGACGATTCAACATATCTCTGTTCCCAAAAGTTGCGAAGAGAGATTAGAAAAATTTAATCATGAAAATATAAAAATATTAGAAATAACAAGACATAACAATAAAATAAGAGTAGGGCATTTAAAAGGCAATAAATTTTTTATAAGATTAAAAAGAGTTACTCCTTTGGATGCAAAAAAGATAGAAGAGGCTATTGCAAAAATAGCCGTGTACGGTATGCCAAACTATTTCGGTTTTCAAAGATTCGGAATAGAAGGAGATAATTATAAAAAAGGTGAAGCTATAGTAAAAGGTGAATTAAAAGAGAAAAATAGAAAGTTAAAACAGATGTTTATTAACTCTTATCAAAGTTATTTGTTTAATTCTTGGCTTTCAAAAAGAATTGAAATTTCAAAACTTATTGAAGCTTTTAAGCCAAAAGAGATTTATGAAAAACTCTCTTTGCCTTTAGATCTTGTTGAAGAGATGAAGAATCAAAAGCACCCTTTTAAAATTTTAAACGGAGATTTGATGAGTCATTATCCGTACGGAAAAATCTTTTATGCCGAAGATTTACAAAGTGAAGCAGATAAATTTTTTGATAAAGATAGAGTTCCAACAGGACTTTTATGTGGAAAGAGAGTTAAAAACTCTATTGATTTTGCATATGAAATTGAAAAAGAATTTGAAGAAAAAATTTTGGAAAACGGGGCAAGAAGATTTGCTTGGATATTCCCAACTGAGATTGAATCAAATTATAAAGAGGATAAAAACTGGCTTGAACTGCAATTTGAACTTCCTAAAGGTTCGTATGCAACGGAGTTTATAGCTGAGCTGATTCATTAA